In a genomic window of Virgibacillus sp. SK37:
- a CDS encoding TIGR04104 family putative zinc finger protein: MPACQNCKNKWSWKQTIKKTTTLDPAMICPYCGKKQYQTQRSRTKCALLTPIILSPLLINIFYEPGIYVLIMLFIFFLLAMSLFPFLVELSSEEKYINFFEK, from the coding sequence ATGCCTGCTTGTCAGAACTGCAAAAACAAATGGAGTTGGAAACAAACGATCAAAAAAACTACTACCTTAGACCCCGCAATGATCTGCCCTTACTGTGGAAAAAAGCAATACCAAACCCAAAGGTCAAGAACAAAATGTGCGTTATTAACTCCTATCATTCTATCACCTTTGCTAATCAACATCTTCTACGAACCAGGCATCTATGTTTTGATAATGCTATTTATTTTCTTCCTTTTAGCTATGTCGCTATTCCCGTTTTTAGTTGAGCTAAGCAGTGAAGAGAAATATATTAATTTCTTTGAGAAGTGA
- a CDS encoding DUF2268 domain-containing protein, whose translation MMNKLLVVLLFIFLVALTACSHDSDKTSSPHEKALEETDDSATKEEDTTKQEVPSSFSFTYKDQQFEVVYYYKNFLEYIEKAEKQPYNLNGLYIETIINPIAEEKGVRLSKGWGFGTPTQPDLLAQYLQSLIENQDTVHEIIIDSLKKSADKLQPGADKYVYVFPANPDDNDGMKRMEGVAASAWNENFFAIQIAPPYFEERSLKQAVAHEYHHTVFFENNELGYTLLESILIEGKADTFAKIIYPDIHMPWSNFSSEKNESQTWKVLKENMTSTMPSTQDEFFLGEPSKGIPEWANYKMGNKIMESFIEKKPNVSIEDWTNMPAAEILEKSKYAEKH comes from the coding sequence ATGATGAACAAGTTACTCGTAGTTCTTTTATTTATATTTTTGGTAGCGCTTACTGCTTGTAGTCATGATTCGGACAAAACAAGCTCTCCACATGAAAAAGCTTTAGAAGAAACAGACGATAGTGCAACCAAGGAAGAAGATACAACAAAACAAGAAGTTCCAAGCTCCTTTTCATTTACATACAAGGATCAACAATTTGAAGTTGTTTATTATTACAAGAACTTTCTAGAGTATATCGAAAAGGCAGAGAAGCAACCGTACAATTTAAATGGGTTATATATAGAAACAATTATTAATCCAATAGCAGAGGAGAAGGGGGTGCGCCTGTCAAAAGGGTGGGGTTTCGGTACACCTACACAACCGGATCTTTTAGCACAATACCTGCAATCATTAATTGAAAACCAAGATACTGTCCATGAAATAATTATTGATTCCTTAAAAAAGTCAGCGGATAAGCTCCAGCCAGGGGCGGATAAATATGTATATGTATTCCCTGCAAATCCGGATGACAACGATGGTATGAAAAGAATGGAGGGGGTAGCAGCTTCGGCATGGAATGAGAACTTTTTTGCCATTCAAATCGCTCCTCCTTACTTTGAAGAAAGGAGTTTAAAACAGGCAGTTGCACACGAGTATCATCATACCGTCTTTTTTGAGAATAATGAATTGGGTTATACCTTATTAGAATCCATCCTGATTGAAGGGAAGGCAGACACGTTTGCAAAAATAATATATCCAGATATTCATATGCCATGGAGTAATTTTTCTTCGGAGAAAAATGAAAGTCAAACATGGAAAGTGCTTAAGGAAAATATGACCTCCACTATGCCTTCCACTCAAGACGAATTTTTCCTTGGGGAGCCAAGTAAAGGGATACCTGAATGGGCGAATTATAAAATGGGGAACAAAATAATGGAGAGCTTTATCGAGAAAAAACCGAATGTTTCGATTGAAGACTGGACCAATATGCCAGCAGCTGAAATTCTTGAGAAAAGTAAGTATGCAGAAAAGCATTGA
- a CDS encoding helix-turn-helix transcriptional regulator — MVSKMKLARVEAGLTQAQLAKQVNATRQTIGLIEKREYNPSLNLCIAIAKALNKTLDDLFWEGD, encoded by the coding sequence ATGGTAAGTAAAATGAAACTGGCTAGAGTAGAAGCAGGCCTAACCCAGGCACAACTTGCAAAGCAAGTAAATGCGACAAGGCAAACAATTGGATTAATTGAAAAAAGAGAATACAACCCCAGTTTGAATTTGTGTATTGCAATAGCCAAAGCATTAAATAAAACATTAGATGATTTATTTTGGGAAGGTGATTAA